A single region of the Nisaea sediminum genome encodes:
- a CDS encoding sarcosine oxidase subunit delta produces the protein MLYIDCPYCGSRGHEEFTYIGDATKKRPDSAEKSDSAWFDYVYLRDNPRGPHLELWHHSLGCREVVKVLRNTLTHEILGAGRPGDEIAMPDAETER, from the coding sequence ATGCTCTATATCGACTGCCCCTATTGCGGCTCCCGCGGACACGAGGAATTCACCTATATCGGCGACGCGACGAAGAAGCGGCCCGACAGCGCGGAGAAATCCGATTCCGCCTGGTTCGATTATGTCTATCTGCGCGACAATCCACGCGGCCCGCATCTCGAGCTCTGGCACCATTCGCTCGGTTGCCGGGAAGTGGTGAAAGTGCTGCGCAACACGCTGACGCACGAGATCCTCGGCGCCGGACGTCCCGGCGACGAGATCGCCATGCCCGATGCGGAGACCGAGCGATGA
- a CDS encoding sarcosine oxidase subunit beta family protein, whose amino-acid sequence MAEYSVFSLVRNALTGHKNWQRAWRDPEPKPSYDVVIVGGGGHGLATAFYLAKVHGIRNVAVLEKGWLGGGNTGRNTTIVRSNYMLDDNSHFYEKSLQLWEQLSHELNFNVMFSQRGVLNLAHSDGQMDRFARRGNSMRLNGVDAELLDRNQVKKMVPHLDFSEEARFPIYGGLLQPRGGTARHDAVAWGLARGADRLGVDIIQNCEVTGFKRSGNRIEAVETSRGTIGCGKIGFAVAGNTGYLASRLGLKLPIESHVLQAFVSEPLKPFFDHVVTFGAEHFYLSQSDKGGLVFGGDLDMYNSYAQRGNLPTIDHVMRAGLAMVPSISRLRLLRHWGGVMDMSMDGSPIIGKSPIDNLYLNCGWCYGGFKATPGSGWVFAHTIAEDAPHPLNAGLRLDRFERGHLIDEEATGAVPGKH is encoded by the coding sequence ATGGCCGAATATTCCGTCTTCAGCCTCGTCCGGAACGCGCTGACGGGGCACAAGAACTGGCAGCGCGCTTGGCGCGACCCCGAGCCGAAACCGAGTTATGACGTGGTCATCGTCGGCGGCGGCGGGCATGGCCTCGCGACCGCCTTCTATCTCGCCAAGGTGCATGGCATCCGCAATGTCGCAGTGCTCGAGAAAGGCTGGCTCGGCGGCGGCAATACGGGGCGGAACACGACGATCGTGCGTTCGAACTACATGCTCGACGATAATTCGCACTTCTACGAGAAGTCGCTGCAGCTCTGGGAACAGCTGAGCCACGAGCTGAATTTCAACGTCATGTTCAGCCAGCGCGGCGTGCTCAATCTCGCCCATTCGGACGGGCAGATGGACCGCTTCGCGCGGCGCGGAAACTCCATGCGCCTCAACGGGGTCGATGCCGAGCTTCTCGACCGCAACCAGGTCAAGAAGATGGTGCCGCATCTCGACTTCTCGGAAGAGGCGCGCTTCCCGATCTATGGCGGTCTTCTGCAGCCCCGAGGCGGAACGGCGCGGCACGACGCCGTCGCCTGGGGGTTGGCGCGCGGCGCGGACCGGCTCGGCGTCGACATCATCCAGAATTGCGAGGTGACCGGATTCAAGCGTAGCGGGAACCGGATCGAGGCGGTTGAGACCAGCCGCGGCACCATCGGCTGCGGCAAGATCGGCTTCGCGGTCGCCGGCAACACCGGCTATCTCGCCTCAAGGCTGGGCCTCAAGCTGCCGATCGAAAGCCATGTGCTGCAGGCCTTCGTCTCGGAACCGCTGAAGCCCTTCTTCGACCATGTCGTGACTTTCGGCGCCGAACATTTCTACCTCAGCCAGTCCGACAAGGGCGGCCTCGTCTTCGGCGGCGATCTCGACATGTACAATTCCTATGCCCAGCGCGGAAACCTGCCGACCATCGACCACGTGATGCGTGCCGGCCTCGCCATGGTGCCGTCGATCTCGCGGCTGCGTCTGCTGCGTCACTGGGGCGGGGTCATGGATATGTCGATGGACGGCAGCCCGATCATCGGCAAGTCGCCGATCGACAATCTCTACCTCAATTGCGGCTGGTGCTACGGGGGCTTCAAGGCGACACCGGGATCCGGCTGGGTCTTCGCCCACACCATCGCCGAGGACGCGCCGCATCCGCTGAATGCCGGACTCCGGCTCGACCGTTTCGAACGCGGTCACCTGATCGACGAAGAAGCCACCGGCGCCGTGCCGGGCAAGCACTAG